From the genome of Cydia strobilella chromosome 21, ilCydStro3.1, whole genome shotgun sequence, one region includes:
- the LOC134751316 gene encoding waprin-like protein has protein sequence MGSLTTALSVFAVLLAIGYSEASGSCPVPSKVYSCSPKCKENYECSNGKLCCRNGCNEKSCAEPVGGSQGAGGNKYGAGSNSGIYCNNQKCSPQEVCKMDPSTKRMRCVRS, from the exons ATGG GGTCTCTCACAACAGCGTTGTCTGTTTTCGCGGTTCTGTTGGCCATTGGCTATTCAGAAGCAA GTGGCAGCTGCCCCGTCCCGTCAAAAGTGTACAGCTGCAGTCCGAAGTGCAAGGAGAACTACGAGTGCAGCAACGGCAAGCTGTGCTGCAGGAACGGATGCAATGAGAAGTCCTGCGCCGAGCCCGTTGGCGGCTCGCAGGGGGCTGGCGGCAACAAGTATGGAG CCGGCTCGAACAGCGGCATATACTGCAACAACCAGAAGTGCAGCCCGCAGGAGGTCTGCAAGATGGACCCGTCCACTAAACGCATGAGATGCGTGCGttcttaa
- the LOC134750871 gene encoding waprin-like protein: MGSLTLLFSALALLLVVAYTDADRQCPPPSKVYSRTPTCKGDYDCKGGKLCCLNQSNEKSCFEPVSHGGAGRYGPGNNEGVLCEGRICQKGEACELDPKTKRKRCVRK; the protein is encoded by the exons Atgg GATCCCTAACTTTGTTGTTCTCTGCTTTGGCGTTGTTGCTGGTCGTCGCTTACACGGACGCGG ACCGCCAGTGCCCCCCACCCTCGAAGGTGTACAGCCGCACCCCTACATGTAAGGGGGATTACGACTGCAAAGGCGGCAAGCTTTGCTGCCTCAACCAGAGCAACGAGAAGTCCTGCTTCGAGCCCGTCAGCCATGGCGGCGCTGGACGATACGGAC cgGGTAACAACGAAGGTGTCCTCTGCGAGGGTCGGATATGCCAAAAGGGGGAGGCTTGCGAGCTTGATCCGAAAACCAAGAGGAAGAGATGCGTCCGGAAATAA
- the LOC134750852 gene encoding death-associated protein 1 → MSAPDESTQLKAGHPPAVKAGGMRITQHKTPHANPKEPANEDLTGLSGPSPVPSNPVSISGAPNRGNADFTPIAAQVAHSPKPPTHINVAPKPNIQQPRK, encoded by the exons atgtctgCCCCTGATGAAAGTACTCAACTGAAGGCAGGACACCCTCCTGCAG TTAAGGCTGGTGGCATGAGAATCACACAGCACAAGACTCCTCACGCCAACCCGAAAGAACCAGCAAATGAAGACTTGACTGGCCTGTCAGGACCATCTCCAGTTCCGTCCAACCCAGTGTCCATCTCCGGGGCCCCAAACCGAGGGAACGCTGACTTCACTCCAATAGCAGCGCAGGTGGCTCACAGTCCGAAGCCTCCCACTCACATTAATGTTGCGCCAAAACCCAACATCCAACAACCGAGGAAGTAG